One Planococcus sp. MSAK28401 genomic window carries:
- a CDS encoding replication initiation protein: protein MNQNYVVTQGNNLIEARHKKPLTAREQKIILTMVSMIEPTDGDFKDYIISVRDFHEMLGLEGREHYTEIKKIVESLMTKVVEIPLEDKGWLMTHWVSTARYVDGSGVIQIRFAPELKPYLLQLKDTFTSYKLNNILSLKSVYAIRLYELMKKWQTVAEWKCSIDSLRGKLGASNKSYNLYGNFKNKILLPAIKELNEQTDLLIQYKEIKKGRKVDAIEFTIRHVPEKKIKVPHLENISESVEELSEMDRLRIRVNELAEGYQFDTAFFAQLHQGASLIWKDDAEQELEFLIRYVNEEKSVKNPLGFIKSKITSAWEIHEAGGRITFADLQPVKERWAGREEKLPDWFTSKDEPVEPSESDPELAKEKEKLLKKLAEKKKRPQEDASPS from the coding sequence ATGAATCAAAATTACGTGGTGACTCAGGGAAACAATTTGATTGAAGCTAGACATAAAAAGCCGTTAACTGCACGAGAACAAAAAATTATTCTTACTATGGTTAGCATGATTGAGCCTACAGATGGGGATTTTAAAGACTACATAATTTCTGTTCGTGATTTTCATGAAATGCTAGGACTTGAGGGAAGAGAACACTACACAGAAATTAAAAAGATAGTAGAAAGTTTAATGACAAAGGTAGTAGAGATCCCTTTAGAAGATAAAGGATGGCTAATGACTCACTGGGTATCTACTGCAAGATATGTAGATGGTTCTGGAGTGATACAGATTCGTTTTGCACCTGAGTTAAAACCTTACTTACTGCAACTCAAAGACACTTTTACTTCGTACAAGTTGAATAATATTTTGTCGCTTAAAAGCGTGTATGCTATTCGGCTCTACGAATTAATGAAAAAGTGGCAAACTGTTGCTGAATGGAAATGTTCAATAGACTCATTAAGAGGAAAATTGGGCGCTTCCAATAAGTCGTATAATCTCTACGGCAACTTTAAAAATAAGATATTGCTTCCTGCAATTAAAGAATTAAACGAGCAAACAGATCTATTAATTCAGTACAAAGAAATCAAAAAAGGTAGAAAAGTCGATGCTATTGAATTTACTATTCGTCATGTCCCAGAAAAGAAAATTAAAGTCCCTCATCTTGAAAATATTTCTGAATCCGTTGAAGAATTGAGTGAAATGGATAGGCTACGTATCCGAGTGAACGAACTCGCAGAGGGCTATCAATTCGATACCGCCTTTTTTGCGCAGCTGCATCAAGGCGCATCCCTAATCTGGAAAGATGATGCCGAACAGGAATTGGAATTCTTGATTCGCTATGTCAACGAAGAAAAGAGCGTAAAGAATCCACTCGGGTTTATCAAATCCAAAATCACTTCCGCCTGGGAAATCCACGAAGCTGGCGGCCGGATTACATTTGCGGATCTGCAGCCGGTGAAAGAACGCTGGGCCGGACGCGAAGAAAAACTTCCGGATTGGTTCACCTCTAAAGATGAACCGGTTGAACCATCGGAATCGGATCCGGAACTCGCTAAAGAAAAAGAGAAGCTACTGAAAAAGTTGGCTGAAAAAAAGAAACGCCCTCAAGAAGATGCTTCACCTTCTTAA
- a CDS encoding DUF3953 domain-containing protein produces the protein MLTILHILFAVLTFGFAVYGLLTKNFEYQNFMILSMGMMMLVMGLKEFRRKRKWVAYLMFLAAAFILFVAANIFLTSP, from the coding sequence TTGTTAACGATTTTACATATTCTATTTGCAGTACTCACGTTTGGATTCGCCGTATATGGATTACTCACAAAGAACTTTGAATACCAAAACTTCATGATTCTCTCTATGGGAATGATGATGCTGGTGATGGGTCTTAAAGAATTTCGAAGAAAGAGAAAATGGGTGGCCTACCTGATGTTCTTAGCGGCAGCTTTTATCTTATTCGTTGCTGCGAACATTTTCTTAACGTCCCCTTAA
- a CDS encoding YesK family protein: MDLIIIGIIISSFLIFFSWIFYKRNSPFQYIIPLVFAILSVIVIIWSLDIGGWDGMGLGVIGLIFLGASIIALLIISALNFIKAK, from the coding sequence ATGGATTTAATTATCATAGGTATTATAATCAGTTCGTTTTTAATCTTTTTTTCTTGGATTTTCTATAAAAGAAACTCCCCCTTCCAATACATCATTCCTTTAGTTTTTGCCATTTTAAGTGTCATCGTTATTATTTGGAGCTTGGATATTGGTGGCTGGGACGGAATGGGATTAGGTGTTATTGGCCTAATATTCCTTGGGGCTTCTATTATCGCCTTGCTTATTATTTCGGCACTGAATTTTATAAAAGCAAAATAG
- a CDS encoding tyrosine-type recombinase/integrase has product MRNKQQEMKDVQPIRSLEKIEDMKWSLKKWCSERDYILFLLGINSGLRVGDLLKIKTSEIQGKKVVSLREGKTGKRRTIHLGNIYDELDAYIRTLEGAEWLFPSRKGNGPITRVQAYRQLQKAAQMVDISIGIGTHTLRKTFGYWHYKQFKDIAELQNILNHAHPQITLRYIGITDEQIESNLKAFRL; this is encoded by the coding sequence ATGAGAAATAAGCAGCAAGAGATGAAAGATGTCCAACCGATCCGGTCACTGGAAAAGATTGAGGACATGAAATGGAGCTTGAAGAAATGGTGCAGCGAACGAGATTACATCCTGTTTCTCCTGGGCATCAATTCCGGGTTGCGTGTCGGGGATCTGTTAAAGATTAAAACGAGCGAGATCCAGGGCAAAAAGGTGGTGTCGTTGCGTGAAGGGAAAACCGGAAAACGTCGGACGATCCACCTCGGCAACATTTACGACGAACTGGATGCTTATATTCGCACATTAGAAGGCGCTGAGTGGCTTTTTCCGAGTCGAAAGGGAAATGGACCCATTACGCGTGTTCAAGCGTACAGACAGCTTCAGAAGGCCGCACAGATGGTCGATATCTCGATAGGCATCGGCACGCACACCTTGCGCAAAACATTCGGCTATTGGCATTACAAGCAGTTTAAAGATATTGCCGAGCTGCAGAATATCTTGAACCATGCGCATCCGCAGATTACCTTGCGTTACATTGGCATCACCGATGAGCAAATCGAGAGCAATTTAAAAGCGTTTCGCCTGTAA